From one Hirundo rustica isolate bHirRus1 chromosome W, bHirRus1.pri.v3, whole genome shotgun sequence genomic stretch:
- the LOC131378750 gene encoding uncharacterized protein LOC131378750, whose protein sequence is MFWGFINNCTQFVRGGVGDEALQPLLSFFSFESVTSLLEKVQHLLNVKDTTSLVFHLVTFLYMVYSFSRMSHTLLNTVGQQIEAREQGDKSVTQAAAKPDSEAKTPAVAAVKKGKKHTDKTDRPVDDDSGEGSSMPPDTQSGVKPPDTQSEAEATDDTQSEAEPTDTKSEAKSTGTRSGVQPTSTRSGAQPAATTSGAQPTAARAGARPTAARAGDTIESFSLKDLRGLRKDYTRRPDESIISWLVRLWDAAGEATILDGTEARHLGSLSHDPVIDQEMMREASPCSLWERVLGSVAQRYLCADDLYMQQTQWKTIEQGIQRLREMAVAEIVFSDDINTRNPDLVPCTPVMWRKLVRLGPQEYSSALAIMKRDETEETVLDMAKKLRTYADAVHGPTHARIAALETQVRGLADKIEENHKELKQDILQISAVQVRGSGTTRKRSLDREGKGIPRAKLWVLLRECGENMKRWDGESTDAMTQRLHELLDGKTMRGSSSKKEAAPVTQGNKDNQA, encoded by the exons atgttttggggatttatcaacaattgcacccagtttgttagaggaggagtaggggatgaggctcttcagcctcttctttccttcttctcttttgagtcagttacatcacttttggagaaggttcagcatctcctgaatgttaaagacaccacctccctggtatttcacctggtgactttcctctatatggtttatagcttttctagaatgagtcacacactgctaaacactgtagggcagcagatagaggcaagggagcagggagataaatcagtcactcaggctgcagctaaaccagacagtgaggctaagacaccggcagttgctgcagtaaagaagggaaagaagcacacggacaaaaccgatcgaccagtagacgatgattcaggtgaaggatcctcaatgcctcctgacacccagtcaggagtcaaaccacctgacacacaatcagaagctgaagcaactgatgatacacagtcagaagccgaaccaactgatacaaaatcggaagccaaatcaactggcacaagatcgggagtccaaccaactagcacacgatcaggagcccaaccagctgctacaacatcaggagcccaaccaactgctgcaagagcaggagcccgaccaactgctgcaagagcaggagatactattgagtccttttccctgaaggaccttcgtggcctaagaaaggattatactcgacgacctgatgaatctataattagttggttagtccgtctttgggatgctgcaggcgaggctacaatactggatggcactgaagcgagacatctgggatccctgtcacatgatccagttattgaccaagaaatgatgagggaggctagtccttgcagtctctgggaacgggtcctgggaagtgtggcacaaagatatctctgtgccgacgatctctatatgcagcaaacccagtggaaaaccattgaacaag ggatccagcgcttgagggaaatggcagtggcggagattgtcttctcagatgacataaacactaggaaccccgacttggtaccatgtacacctgtgatgtggcgaaaacttgtacgacttgggccacaagaatactcctctgctttagcaataatgaagcgggatgagacagaagagaccgtgcttgatatggcgaagaagctacgaacatatgcagatgccgtgcatggtccaacacatgcaagaattgcagctctggaaacacaggtgcggggattagcagacaagatagaggagaatcacaaagaactcaagcaggacattctccagatctctgcagtacaagttaggggctctggcaccacacgcaaacgttccctagatagagagggaaaaggcatcccacgggctaagctgtgggtcctcctgcgtgaatgtggagaaaacatgaaaagatgggatggagaatctactgatgctatgacacaacggctgcatgaattgttggatggcaagactatgagaggaagttccagcaagaaggaagcagctccggttacccagggaaataaggataatcaggcttag